In one window of Falco biarmicus isolate bFalBia1 chromosome 16, bFalBia1.pri, whole genome shotgun sequence DNA:
- the MDFI gene encoding myoD family inhibitor, whose translation MWDLGKVFGRQLRTRCSCDGFGWLGSLPTVPCTLGCSAPTPFLLQRQVRPSRPSPRQTPASPATEPRPPSRPAAGPAALKKEKPLEDDESQKVLTKGPRAELAGAPEAVTCQPQVRAAPQPPSPCTHLLQNGAGRGPDPGGANGEAGNGVFRPLPSTQKPHRKLQSHHSINSQSSKKSKGSSKSASSHIPIEAQEDCCVHCILSCLFCEFLTLCNIVLDCATCGSCTSEDSCICCCCCNSGECADCDLPCDMDCGIIDACCESADCLEICMECCGLCFSS comes from the exons ATGTGGGACCTCGGGAAGGTTTTTGGGAGG CAGCTGCGGACACGCTGCAGTTGTGATGGGTTTGGGTGGCTGGGGTCTCTGCCCACAGTGCCGTGCACCCTGGGGTGCTCAGCTCCGACCCCGTTTCTCTTGCAGAGGCAGGTGAGACCCTCGCGCCCTTCGCCCAGGCAGACGCCAGCGTCACCGGCCACAGAGCCCCGGCCGCCCAGCCGCCCCGCTGCTGGCCCCGCCGCCCTGAAGAAGGAGAAACCCCTGGAAGATGATGAGTCCCAAAAAGTCCTGACGAAAGGCCCCCGGGCCGAGCTTGCAGGCGCTCCCGAAGCTGTGACAT GCCAGCCCCAGGTGcgagcagccccgcagccccccagcccctgcacccaCCTGCTGCAGAACGGTGCTGGGCGGGGGCCGGATCCAGGCGGTGCCAACGGGGAGGCGGGGAACGGGGTCttccgccccctccccagcacccagaaGCCTCACCGAAAGCTGCAGTCACACCACTCCATCAACAGCCAGAGCAGCAAGAAGAGCAAGGGCAGCTCCAAGTCGGCTTCTTCCCACATCCCTATCGAGGCACAAGAAG ACTGTTGTGTCCACTGCAtcctctcctgcctcttctGTGAGTTCCTGACCCTCTGCAACATCGTGCTGGACTGTGCCACCTGCGGCTCCTGCACCTCCGAGGACtcctgcatctgctgctgctgctgcaactcGGGCGAGTGCGCGGACTGCGACCTGCCCTGCGACATGGACTGCGGCATCATCGATGCCTGCTGCGAGTCGGCCGACTGCCTGGAGATCTGCATGGAGTGCTGCGGGCTCTGCTTCTCCTCCTGA